One Mus musculus strain C57BL/6J chromosome 2, GRCm38.p6 C57BL/6J genomic window, TTGAAAGCCTCACTCAAAAGGCAACCCAGGTTGCCAGGATTTGAGGTTTGTGCCCCAGAGAAAAAGCAAACCAAGCAGAGGTGGCTCCATCATTCTCTTCTTTGAGCAATGTGTGAGCGCCATTGAGCTGGTTGAGAGTTGTGTGCTAGGCTCAGGAGCTGGGGGAGACCAAAGTCGACACCCAAAGCCAGGggcaagaggaaaagagaagtcCTGGCAGCCAAGTTTGTCTGCACCAGCACTTGGTGCCCAGAGAACTCTGAGGGGGCATATGTTGCACAGAGCGCAGCGCTCAGGGACTGAGCTGAACTAGGCGTGGGTGTCACCCATATCATAGATGTTGTTACAAGGGAAGTTGGAGTTCAAGGCTCAACAACACAGAGTTCCAGAAAACACACAGGGCTTTCTGTTGAGTCCCTTAGGAGGTTGTATCACAAGAAGAACAAGCCGACATAAACTCTGCACTGTGAAGGTGAAGGTCAGCCTAAAGTGTTTTAACTCTGGGCGTGAACAGGTGCCTACCTCCACCATAAACAACATCATGAAAAGACTACAGTGTCCAGTGTCTCTCACAAGAAGGTTAGCAGACCTCACAGGGGAAAGCAACCAGATGCCAAGTGGTGGAAAAACAGGCAACAGGAGGCCCTGGGTGCTTGGTCACTGAAGTGGCTAATGACAAATTTGCAACATCAattagcaattttttttaaatgaaaagctgAGGTACATTATCAGATGAATTGAAATTGAAAATACAGCCAAAGGGCGTCAAATtaaagagcaagttccaaggGACGCCGCACGAGGCTGGTACAGATTGTTTAGACGAGGCACACGGAAGTTTGCTAAAACGATCAAGGCTGAGGAGGTACGGAACAAAACCCTCAAGAAACCAAAGAAGCACACTAGGGCGTGTGGGGTACTGTGGAGAAACGGAGAATGCGTAATTAAAATTCCCAAAGGAAGGACTGGAGggggctcagccattaagaacgTTTGCTGTTCTTGTGGAGCAAAGCCAGCCATGCCCGGCGAAGGAAGAAACAGTTGGGGAACGGCCGATTTGTCAAGGGAACAATGGAAGTAGGAGGAAATGGAATGGCAGCTATTAAAGCTCTGAAGGCGTGCCACGGCATGGGGCCCGCAGCCGTGATCCGGGTTTCCCATCAGAAACACTGCAGACAAAATGGACACATTTTTAAAGAAGCAGAAATGAAGAGGCCACTCTGCACTGAGATGAACACCCAGAGGAGTCTGTCAGGCAGGAGAGCCGTGAGctcaaaaggacatgcagacccacaggaaagaaggaagacctTAAAAGAGGCGTGTGTACATTTCATGAGAAGTCCAGCACTATAGTCCTTCAGGGCTCTAGCATCTTCTGGGTTAAATCACAGGGTGGCAGGGACACGAGCCTCCAGGGTTTTCATGCGGCTGTACCACGCAGGAAGTGGCCCCATTTGAAATCAGGCAGATCCTGCAGTGGGAGAGAGATCCTTCCTCTAAGCACAGTGAAGAGATCACACGAGCAACCTAACTGAAATTTGTCACATAGAATAATTACAAAAGAGTTGGTGACAGAAAGCAAGGACAGAAGAAAGTCACACAAATGGCCAGTGGTGACAAAGCAGACTCAAATTCTAGAATAATTACATAAAACGTTAACAAGGGCAGGTCTCATTTTTCTCTATGGGGGAATAGGGCTGGACCTCAAATTCTGCCAAGTGGTTCACAGATATGCTAAACAATGTTTGACTCCCTGGGACCAACACCAAAAGTGGGGAGCCTGCTAATTGAACAGGCCTAGGGTACTCTTAGAAAGACAGCAGCTATTTGTATggaagggacagggacagatACTAGAAACCAGTGATTAGCATATTCATCTACTTGGGGTGTGAAGAGCTTATGTAAGCAGGGGACCATGGTAAGTTAACAAATCAGCACAGCCCAAACAATTGTCAAATAACCCCTACCCTTCTGCAGTCAGCTCTGGTGGAGGCCTGGATGGCCTCAGGCATCTTAACGCTGTAGATCTTGGCAACCGGGGCTCAGAGCAGCTGGAGTCAGGGATGCACAGCCAGGCAGGATCCATCCTCACACCCTGTGTTTATTCAGTTCTGCAGCTCAAGCGAAGAAAGCTCAAGGCAGGGCTGAGGCAGTGGGAGAAGGAGCCAATGCTGCCTGTGGAACTGAAGGCTCCAGCTCACCCTGGATGCCTGGCCCCCGGGGCCCTGCTGGGGCCAAGGCCAACGCTTGCTGGACACAGAAGGCACATGGTGGTCTGCCACAGGGAGATTGTTggagtgctccctgccctcagcAGTCAAAGGAAAACAGGGAGGTTTCCAAGGAAAAGGGTGCCAGGGCACAGCTGAGTGGTTGGCTCTGCTTCTAGAGCCCCAGGGATGCTCTAATGAGGTCACTTTAGGCGAAGGCCTTCTGCCTGGGGAGAGATGGCCTGACCTGCCTTACACTGTGCAGGTGACAGGCCCAGGGATCTGAGTGCCTCCTGAGAGCCTGCCTGGGTTGGAGGAGCATAGAGAGAGCTCTCAGCACAGAGGCCCCGGGTCTGGAGTCCCATCCAGGGCGGCACTGGGGAAGATGAACTTGCCACAGTAACTTCACTCCAGTTGACTGATAAAAGAAACCGAATAACAGGAGTCTCGCTTCTTCTGCCTGCCATTTTTGGAATTTGAAGCTAAGTTTCATGGCATCACTCACAGAGGGATGTACTTTCCAGGCCCCCACAATCCTTCCACAAATTAAAATGGAAAGACACAGCACTGGGAACAACCTCGTGATCTCAGGAAGACGGGGAACTGGGAAACGCTGTCGGCTCCAGAGGGAAGGAGCTGAGCTCAGACCAGGAGCAGGGCTGAGAGCAGAAGCTGGAAGCCGGAAGTGAGCAGGGCTCACACTTCTCAGGAGCCTGCAGGGCCTGCTAGAGGTCAAGGGTGAGGTCGGGGTGAGGTCACTGCAGACTGGAAGAGTGAAAGAGGCCTTTCTCAGTAAGCCGTGGGAGGACAAGGGGGACAGAGAAGAGGACGCTGTGGGAACCCAGACTCAGGACACAGAGTCCCCTACATGGAGGGACATCTCTAGGTCCAGCTCTGAAGCAGAGGTGGGAGCAGCCCTTCTCCCTTGCCCAGGATGTTGCTAAGGAAGACAGAAAGCCATGCCTTACCTGAGTGGATGTGTTGAGAGGTGGGTCGCAGGCAGGGAGAGAACTCGGGGATGGCTAGTGACAGGGACAGACTGAAGCTGGACGCTGGAAGACGAAGCCAACAGAAAGCACAGTTCTCTAATGGCAGCCAGCTTTGTGAGGGTAATTGATAAATAGAAACCAGGgtgccagggagatggctcagagagaaaCGTTGCCTTGAAAAcgtgagtttgaatccccagagcccacatagaagccgggtgtggtagtAGTGTCTGCAACTTGGAGTTCCTATGGGAAGAGATGGGtgatggagacaggagactctCAGGAAGCTTGCCAGTCCCTTAGCCTGTGGTCCGCAGCTGTGAACAACTAATAGATCCAATCTCAAATAAGATGCAAGGCCAGGAATAGCACTAGAGGTTTCCccgtgatacacacacacacacacacacacacagtatgtgtgtataaggtgtgcagtgtggtggtttgatgaATGCCTGTGTTGAGACTCAGAAACCATGATCAAACACACAGGCAGACTCCTCACCTCCTGTAACTTCATTTTTCTTGGGCAGCAAGAACATGGCAGAACTGCACGCCCTCTTGGCAAGCCACGAGTCTAAGCACTTCAGGGTGCGAATGCAGTCCACTGTCATGAGCTGTGGAAAACACACTGCACATAAGGTCCCCAGAGTGCGGTCACCCATCACAGAAAACCCGTACTGTCTTGTCTAGCTCCCTGCTTCCAAGAaccccgtttttttttttgtttgtttgtttgtttgtttgtttgttttttgtgaggGAGGACGTGTGTGGCTGGCTCAGGTCAGGGGTAAGGAGTGGATCAGAGATACTGGGCTGAGAACCAACTCTTTGGACCAGGTTTCACAGGAGCCATTGGGAGCCAGAGAGGTccgagacaggcagatagataggGAAAAGGCCACAGATAGATAAGGAGGATGGCAAACTTCCACCTTCCTCGTCTTCCTCACCTGAGATAAAAGCCTGGTGGGTGTTTTTCTCCTGCTGACAGGGCCCCCTTCTGCTGACTGGCCCTGGCTAGTCAGCTATGCTCAAGGCCTGATCCGAGCAATGTTACCTAAATCTGTAGGGCCCCGAGCTTCTTTTCCTTGTGCAGGCTGACCAACCCCAAATTAGGAGAAAGGACCCATCTCAGGCCACCAAAGCCACATAAAACCCCAGGCCTCCCAGGGCTTTGCTGTGTGCTCTTTCTCACCTGTATTGCCCTTGTTACCTGACTGTGTCTTGAGCGCTTTTTCTGCTTTCTAGTTCTTTCACTGGTAGAGAAATGAACCCCCAAGACCCTTGGCTGGTCACAATGGCAACTCCAGCAACCCAGCCACGAGAAGGGAGCTAGAAAAGAGACCATTCAGCAAGGATAGAGTTCCAAAGCCACAGAAACACCAGGAACTACAGGAACTAAAATGGCTGGTTttggtagggtagggtagggtgagaaccaacaatttttaaaaaatattaaaacttatAGAATTCTAAAGTTTTGTTTGACTTTGATTAAAAGTTATAATTAAATAATGACAGAATGTATTtttcatgtttgatttttttttaatctagaaataaaaacacattgcTTTTTTGCTAATGGCTTTTCCCCCCTGGGGGTATTTTATTTTGGGATTTGTCTTGATATATAAAGTTTTGAATTCTTTTTACTACAGACTGTTTTTTGTGATTATCCTCTGGGGTTGCTTGTTCATTTGCATACGAGGTGTGTGCACTGTTCTCAGGCCTCTCCATAGTGTGGGTAAGGCTACAGTGAGTAtctttgtacgtgtgtgtgtgtgtgtgtgtgtgtgtgtgtgtgtgtgcatgtgcaggcatgagtgtactgtgtgtgtgtgtgcgcgcatgcgtgAGTgtagagtgtgtatgtgcatgcatgattGTAGTGTGTATGGCATgagtgtagtatgtgtgtgtgcatgagtatagtGTGTATACTTGCatgagtatggtgtgtgtgcatgagtgtagtgtgtgtgtgtatgagtatagtgtgcatacatgcatgagtgtagagtgtgtttacatgcatgaatatagtgtgtgtgtacatacatgaatgtatagtgtgtgtgtgcatgagtatagtgtgtgtgcatgcatgagtataatatatgtgtatatatgagcatagtatgtatatacatgcatgagtgtagtatgtgtgtatgagtgtaatgtgtgcatacatgagtgTAGTGTGTTTACATACatgagtgtagtgtgtgtatgcatgagtatagtatgtgtgcatgcatgagtgtagtgtgtgcatatatgagtgtagtatgtatgtatgcgtgtatgcatgcatgagtgtagtgtgtgtgtgtatgcaggggtgtgcatgtgttgtgtgggggcatacatatatatgtgtgcgtgtgggAGTGTATGTGTTCCCCTAAAGTACATAAGATTCAGGCAGATGTGTGACTGTGAAAGGTAGCCTAGTTCCCGGTTGAGCTAAGGCTCAAAGCCCTGGAGATGCTGAAGGCGTTTCACCTGTTTCCaggcaccaggcccctgtcagtAGCTGCAGCCCTCCAGAGATTTGTGACCATCAGTCACattaagggcaatgccccaaaccCCTTTACAGATAGAGGATGTGACCTCGGTcatgtaggctcaagacagatctccattttaatgagatacctaaggcctggagggcttagccaataagctttcttACCCAGacactccttcctgcaaaaggtatttaacctcaggcccgctCTGGGTacagttttactcatccactttctatgacaataaatgccttaaaaccatggactgcctcaagccgggcgtggtggcgcacgccttaaatcccagcactcgggaggcagtggcaggtggattctgagttcgaggccagcctggtctacagagtgagttccaggacagccagggctatacagagaaaccctgtcttgaaaacaaacaaacaaacaaacaaacaatcaaaaactaaaaaaaccaacaacaacaaaaaaccatggactgcctcttttcatcgggATCCACCGTGGGAGTCATGGAGGAGGCCTTCGCCTATAGAGCTACCatctaatctcccatagaaggcctttctgtgctcccagccacaactGCCACCAAGTTCAGGACAACCACcgacaagccaaggactctctctGAGGGACCAGTTGGAGCACCCGCTCTT contains:
- the Gm30733 gene encoding uncharacterized protein Gm30733; this translates as MVSESQHRHSSNHHTAHLIHTYCVCVCVCVYHGETSSAIPGLASYLRLDLLVVHSCGPQAKGLASFLRVSCLHHPSLPIGTPSCRHYYHTRLLCGLWGFKLTFSRQRFSLSHLPGTLVSIYQLPSQSWLPLENCAFCWLRLPASSFSLSLSLAIPEFSPCLRPTSQHIHSVCSDLTPTSPLTSSRPCRLLRSVSPAHFRLPASALSPAPGLSSAPSLWSRQRFPVPRLPEITRLFPVLCLSILICGRIVGAWKVHPSVSDAMKLSFKFQKWQAEEARLLLFGFFYQSTGVKLLWQVHLPQCRPGWDSRPGASVLRALSMLLQPRQALRRHSDPWACHLHSVRQVRPSLPRQKAFA